The following are encoded together in the Mustela nigripes isolate SB6536 chromosome 11, MUSNIG.SB6536, whole genome shotgun sequence genome:
- the MRPL28 gene encoding large ribosomal subunit protein bL28m, which yields MPLHKFPVGLWKRLRLREGICSRLPQHYLRSLEEVRTPTPVHYRPHGVKFKINPKNGQRERVEDVPIPIYYPPESQLGLWGGEGWILGYRYVNNDKLSKRVKKVWKPQLFQRELYSEILDRRFTVTVTRRTLDLIDEAYGFDFYILKTPKEDLCSKFGMDLKRGMLLRLARQDPQLHPEDPKKRAAIYDKYKDFVIPEAEAEWVGLTLDEAVEKQRLLEEKAPTPLFKVYVEELIERLRQQALAEPAVVQKRASRT from the exons ATGCCCCTGCACAAGTTCCCGGTCGGCCTGTGGAAGCGGCTCCGGCTGCGGGAGGGTATTTGCTCCCGCTTGCCCCAGCACTACCTGCGCTCCTTGGAGGAGGTGCGAACACCCACTCCTGTGCACTATAGGCCGCACGGGGTTAAGTTCAAGATCAACCCCAAGAATGGGCAGCGGGAACGCGTGGAGGATGTACCCATTCCCATCTACTACCCCCCAGAATCCCAGctggggctctggggtggggaaggctggATCTTGGGCTACAGATACGTCAACAACGACAAg CTCTCGAAGCGGGTGAAGAAGGTGTGGAAGCCACAGCTCTTTCAGCGTGAGCTGTACAGTGAGATCCTGGACAGGAGGTTCACCGTTACTGTGACTCGGCGGACCCTGGACCTCATCGACGAGGCCTACGGGTTTGACTTTTACATCCTCAAG ACTCCCAAGGAGGACCTGTGCTCCAAGTTTGGGATGGACCTGAAGCGAGGGATGCTGCTGCGGCTGGCACGACAGGACCCCCAGCTGCACCCGGAGGACCCCAAGAAGAGGGCCGCCATCTATGACAAGTACAAG GACTTTGTCATCCCGGAGGCAGAAGCCGAGTGGGTTGGCCTGACGCTGGATGAGGCCGTGGAGAAGCAGAGGCTCCTGGAGGAGAAG GCTCCGACTCCTCTGTTCAAGGTCTACGTGGAGGAGCTGATTGAGCGGCTGCGGCAGCAGGCTTTGGCTGAGCCAGCAGTCGTGCAGAAGAGAGCCAGCAGGACATGA